The following coding sequences are from one Candidatus Zixiibacteriota bacterium window:
- a CDS encoding sulfite exporter TauE/SafE family protein, whose product MSLDFTTVSVAVALLFAAFVKGTSGMGFPLIATPMVALLLDIRTAITILIIPNIVMDVAQVFRGGFPAAVMRRFGWFFVTTVAGVFLGTRALVALPLWTLNFCLGLMVLFFVTSSWLKFDFAISPALEKKLALPAGLAGGFLNGLTNAAGPAVAIYLYSLRLSKHEFIKSIATIFMVTKLSQLAAVSTWNLFNVRTMSLSLAVTGFILLGFYAGLKTQDRINQRTFNRVLLVLLFAIGSTLVVRALSQRG is encoded by the coding sequence GTGTCGCTCGACTTCACAACCGTCTCGGTAGCGGTCGCGCTCCTGTTCGCGGCCTTCGTCAAGGGGACCTCGGGAATGGGCTTTCCGCTGATCGCGACCCCGATGGTGGCTTTGTTGCTGGACATCCGAACCGCCATCACGATCCTGATCATTCCCAACATCGTCATGGACGTCGCGCAGGTCTTCCGCGGCGGCTTCCCGGCGGCGGTGATGCGGCGTTTTGGATGGTTCTTCGTCACGACCGTCGCCGGCGTTTTCCTGGGGACCCGGGCGCTGGTCGCGCTGCCTCTCTGGACGCTCAACTTCTGTCTCGGGCTCATGGTGCTTTTCTTCGTGACGTCGAGCTGGCTCAAGTTCGACTTTGCCATTTCGCCGGCTCTGGAGAAAAAGCTCGCGCTGCCCGCCGGGCTCGCCGGGGGGTTTCTGAACGGCCTGACCAACGCCGCCGGCCCGGCCGTGGCGATCTACCTCTACAGCCTTCGGCTCTCCAAGCACGAGTTCATCAAGTCGATCGCCACGATCTTCATGGTCACCAAGCTGAGCCAGCTGGCGGCGGTATCGACCTGGAATCTCTTCAACGTCAGGACGATGTCGCTCTCGCTCGCGGTTACCGGTTTCATCCTGCTGGGCTTCTACGCCGGCCTGAAAACCCAGGACCGGATCAACCAGCGGACCTTCAACCGCGTGCTGCTGGTGCTCCTGTTCGCGATCGGCTCGACCCTCGTCGTTCGCGCCCTGAGCCAGCGTGGCTAG